Proteins from a single region of Candidatus Rubrimentiphilum sp.:
- the sdhB gene encoding succinate dehydrogenase iron-sulfur subunit, with amino-acid sequence MAQIKLDIFRYDEAVDAVPHRDTVAIDVPETTTVLDALETAKAEVDGSISFRRSCRSAICGSCSMNINGVTGLACKTPCKSVMNKEGVIQIDPMPNFQPMKDLVVHMDPFWDKYTRLKPYLQPFDRDEDHERERRVSPADMKKLVDAANCVMCATCYALCPVVSVDPSFAGPAAIAYAYRFIEDVRDSKKKERLAQINEDYLWLCAHCYACSYCPKHVDPHDRIVDVKRATVQEGVMMDHAGPRHALVVNKTIKKTGMLAETEVIQGTVGRFNFVGLMKIAPLGLRMASKGKLPPPFLKPIPKVDEVRTIFESLEVPT; translated from the coding sequence ATGGCGCAGATAAAGCTCGATATCTTCCGCTACGACGAAGCCGTCGACGCCGTTCCCCACCGGGACACCGTCGCGATCGACGTTCCCGAAACAACGACGGTGCTCGACGCACTCGAAACGGCAAAGGCCGAAGTTGACGGATCCATCAGCTTCCGCCGCTCTTGCCGGTCGGCCATCTGCGGTTCGTGCTCGATGAACATCAACGGTGTGACGGGCCTAGCCTGCAAGACGCCCTGCAAGAGCGTGATGAATAAAGAAGGCGTCATTCAGATCGATCCGATGCCGAACTTCCAGCCGATGAAGGACCTGGTCGTTCACATGGATCCGTTCTGGGACAAATACACACGCCTCAAGCCCTATCTTCAACCGTTCGACCGCGACGAAGACCACGAACGCGAGCGGCGCGTCAGTCCCGCCGACATGAAGAAACTCGTGGACGCGGCCAACTGCGTCATGTGCGCGACGTGCTATGCGCTGTGCCCCGTCGTGAGCGTCGACCCGTCCTTCGCCGGCCCGGCCGCCATCGCGTATGCGTACCGCTTCATCGAAGACGTGCGCGACAGCAAGAAAAAAGAGCGCCTCGCGCAGATCAATGAGGACTACCTGTGGCTGTGCGCCCACTGCTACGCCTGCTCGTACTGTCCCAAGCATGTCGATCCGCACGACCGGATCGTCGACGTCAAGCGCGCCACGGTGCAAGAAGGCGTGATGATGGATCATGCCGGTCCGCGTCATGCGCTCGTCGTCAATAAGACGATTAAGAAAACCGGCATGCTCGCGGAGACCGAGGTCATCCAAGGCACCGTCGGCCGCTTCAATTTTGTCGGATTGATGAAGATCGCCCCGCTCGGTTTGCGCATGGCGTCGAAAGGGAAACTTCCGCCGCCCTTCCTCAAACCGATTCCCAAAGTCGACGAAGTCCGTACGATCTTCGAGTCGTTGGAGGTCCCCACATGA
- a CDS encoding CoB--CoM heterodisulfide reductase iron-sulfur subunit B family protein, which translates to MSTTLLPEEKTTDSHRHSKSAEMRRYGFFPGCVAKESCKELFNSTMLLADKLGIELIELTAASCCGASVVNDTNRDIARVLNARTYAQAEALGLDDVITICSTCTGHMRAANKELLENEDRMAQANSILGKFGAKYEGSVMVRHLLWLLIDDIGLDNLRKMVVRPLNGLKVAPFYGCHIIRPEKVNGWESARNPHSLEDVIAAIGGEPIDYAGKTRCCGFHIQLEKDGVATSMVGQNMRIAKDHGAEAVITPCPLCHLALDGYQQDAAARWGRTDLPTFHLPQLVAFALGVPADKLGLNKHLIDPRTILVERELIA; encoded by the coding sequence ATGAGCACGACCTTATTGCCGGAAGAGAAAACCACCGATTCGCACCGCCATTCGAAAAGCGCCGAAATGCGGCGCTACGGCTTCTTCCCGGGCTGCGTCGCCAAAGAGTCGTGCAAGGAACTCTTCAACTCGACCATGCTGCTGGCCGACAAACTTGGCATCGAGCTGATTGAGCTCACGGCGGCCTCGTGCTGCGGCGCATCGGTAGTCAACGATACGAATCGCGACATCGCCCGCGTGCTGAACGCACGCACGTACGCGCAAGCCGAAGCCCTCGGGTTGGACGACGTCATTACGATCTGCTCGACGTGCACCGGCCACATGCGCGCTGCCAACAAAGAATTGCTCGAGAACGAAGACCGCATGGCCCAAGCCAATTCCATTCTCGGAAAATTCGGCGCCAAGTACGAGGGCAGCGTCATGGTGCGGCACCTGCTCTGGCTGCTCATAGACGACATCGGCCTAGACAACCTGCGCAAGATGGTCGTTCGTCCGCTTAACGGGTTGAAGGTAGCACCGTTCTATGGCTGTCACATCATCCGGCCGGAAAAAGTCAACGGCTGGGAATCGGCGCGCAATCCGCACTCGCTTGAAGACGTGATCGCAGCCATCGGCGGCGAGCCCATCGACTACGCCGGCAAGACGCGCTGCTGCGGCTTCCACATTCAGTTGGAAAAAGACGGCGTCGCCACGTCCATGGTCGGACAGAATATGCGCATCGCCAAGGACCACGGAGCGGAAGCGGTTATCACGCCGTGTCCGCTTTGTCACCTTGCGCTAGACGGCTATCAACAAGACGCCGCGGCGCGCTGGGGCAGAACCGACCTGCCGACGTTCCATCTTCCGCAGCTGGTGGCGTTCGCGCTAGGCGTGCCCGCCGACAAGCTCGGACTCAACAAGCATCTGATCGATCCGCGCACGATCTTGGTCGAGCGCGAACTGATCGCTTAA
- a CDS encoding P1 family peptidase, whose product MRFAAFALLCLLAAEETASAAIPFHVGFYPSGPLDGITDVPGVAVGHVTKVEGADIRTGATAILPNSDPWTHKVSAYALSFNGNGEMTGTHWINEAGYLETPIVLTDTLDVGRADDGVVSWMIKQHPQIGIRDDVPLPVVAECDDQLLNDIQARVIGPQDVVNLLDSAKTGQFARGSVGAGTGMKAFGFKAGIGSASRVLPKELGGYTVGVLVNDNTGSTREQLTIDGVHVGEALRNEYRMSFPKSVSLHGRMASGSIIIVVATNAPLDSRQLHAIALRAGMGMSRTGLTSDVGSGDLFVAFSTGFMFEQTAGYRINAPAVPFVEDSSVVNALYRATAEATEAAIYDALFNAKTMTGKGGVTVYGLPVDRVLTMLHAAGVQ is encoded by the coding sequence ATGAGATTCGCCGCCTTTGCCCTGCTGTGCCTTTTGGCAGCGGAGGAGACCGCCTCGGCCGCTATCCCCTTCCACGTGGGCTTCTACCCGTCCGGCCCGCTGGACGGTATTACGGACGTTCCGGGCGTTGCGGTCGGCCATGTGACAAAAGTCGAAGGCGCCGATATCCGCACCGGCGCGACCGCCATTCTGCCTAACAGCGATCCCTGGACCCACAAGGTTTCGGCGTACGCGTTGAGTTTTAACGGAAACGGCGAGATGACCGGGACGCATTGGATCAACGAGGCGGGATATCTGGAAACGCCGATCGTGCTGACGGACACATTGGACGTCGGACGCGCCGACGACGGCGTCGTGAGCTGGATGATCAAGCAGCATCCGCAGATCGGAATTCGCGACGATGTGCCCTTGCCGGTGGTCGCCGAGTGCGACGACCAGTTGCTGAACGACATTCAGGCCCGCGTCATCGGTCCGCAAGACGTCGTCAATCTCTTGGACTCCGCAAAAACCGGTCAGTTCGCCCGCGGCAGCGTCGGCGCCGGGACCGGAATGAAAGCGTTCGGGTTTAAAGCCGGCATCGGATCGGCGTCGCGCGTGCTGCCGAAGGAGCTGGGCGGTTACACCGTCGGCGTACTGGTGAACGACAACACCGGATCGACGCGCGAACAGCTTACCATCGACGGAGTGCACGTCGGCGAAGCGCTTCGGAACGAATACCGGATGTCGTTCCCCAAGAGCGTGTCGCTGCACGGCCGCATGGCTTCGGGTAGCATCATCATTGTGGTAGCGACGAACGCCCCGCTGGATTCGCGGCAGCTGCACGCAATTGCATTGCGCGCGGGCATGGGTATGTCGCGAACCGGCCTGACGAGCGACGTAGGTAGCGGCGATCTCTTTGTCGCGTTTAGCACCGGCTTCATGTTCGAGCAGACGGCGGGCTATCGCATCAACGCTCCGGCAGTCCCATTTGTGGAAGACAGCAGCGTCGTGAACGCACTCTACCGCGCAACCGCCGAAGCGACCGAGGCCGCAATTTACGATGCGCTGTTCAACGCGAAGACGATGACCGGAAAGGGCGGCGTAACCGTCTACGGTTTACCGGTGGACCGCGTACTCACGATGCTGCATGCCGCGGGAGTGCAGTAA
- the pckA gene encoding phosphoenolpyruvate carboxykinase (ATP), whose translation MLTVPQPLKATRIYENLSTAELVEHALRRGEGVLGSDGQLIVDTRPHTGRSPKDKFFVREDSSEKHIDWGETNRPIEPAVFDALWDRVAAYLSERELYSLDCFVGADERYRLPVRIVTELAWHNLFARDLFIVPETAPKDFSPEFTVVDAALFAADPQRDGTNSSTFILVNFAKRIVLIGGTKYAGEIKKSVFTVMNYLLPLRDVLPMHSSANAGKDDVAVFFGLSGTGKTTLSADSHRPLIGDDEHGWSDTGVFNFEGGCYAKVIRLSKSAEPEIWAATHRFAAVLENVDYNETTRELDLDSEKKTENTRGAYPIEYIPNVVPGSRAGHARTIVMLTADAFGVLPPISKLTKEQAMYHFLSGYTAKVAGTERGITEPQATFSTCFGAPFMVHHPTVYAKLLGQKIDEHNVTCWLVNTGWIGGPYGVGKRVAIGYTRAMVNAAIEGALAGAKFEDEPFFGLSIPLSVPEVPSEILNPKNMWPDKAAYDVQAKKLAELFAKNFLRFEAQASPGVKAAAIKPRS comes from the coding sequence ATTCTCACTGTTCCGCAACCACTGAAAGCTACACGCATCTACGAGAATCTCTCGACGGCCGAACTCGTCGAGCACGCGCTGCGCCGCGGCGAAGGAGTGCTCGGCAGCGATGGCCAGCTGATCGTCGACACGCGCCCGCACACGGGCAGATCGCCGAAGGACAAGTTCTTCGTCCGTGAGGATTCCAGCGAAAAACACATCGATTGGGGCGAGACCAACCGCCCTATCGAGCCTGCTGTGTTCGATGCGCTGTGGGATCGTGTGGCAGCCTATCTTTCCGAGCGTGAGCTCTATTCGCTCGACTGTTTTGTCGGCGCGGACGAACGCTACCGTCTTCCCGTCCGGATCGTGACCGAACTTGCCTGGCATAACTTGTTCGCGCGCGATCTTTTTATCGTCCCTGAAACGGCGCCGAAAGATTTTTCGCCTGAGTTCACGGTTGTCGATGCGGCGTTATTTGCGGCCGATCCGCAGCGCGACGGCACCAACTCCTCGACGTTCATTTTGGTGAACTTTGCCAAGCGCATTGTCCTGATCGGCGGAACGAAGTACGCCGGCGAAATCAAGAAGTCGGTCTTCACCGTCATGAACTATCTTCTTCCGCTGCGCGACGTGCTGCCGATGCATTCGTCGGCTAACGCCGGGAAGGATGACGTCGCGGTGTTCTTTGGACTTTCCGGAACGGGCAAGACGACGCTCTCCGCGGATTCACACCGCCCCTTGATCGGCGATGACGAGCATGGCTGGTCCGATACGGGCGTCTTCAATTTTGAAGGCGGCTGCTACGCGAAGGTGATCCGCCTTTCCAAGAGCGCCGAGCCGGAGATCTGGGCTGCCACGCATCGCTTCGCCGCGGTGCTGGAAAACGTTGATTACAACGAAACGACGCGTGAGTTGGATCTCGACTCGGAAAAGAAAACCGAGAACACTCGCGGCGCCTACCCCATCGAATACATTCCGAACGTCGTGCCGGGAAGCCGCGCCGGGCACGCCCGTACCATCGTAATGCTTACTGCCGATGCGTTCGGCGTTCTGCCGCCCATCAGCAAGCTCACCAAAGAGCAAGCGATGTATCACTTCCTTTCCGGCTACACCGCTAAGGTTGCCGGCACGGAGCGCGGCATTACGGAGCCGCAAGCCACATTTTCGACCTGTTTCGGCGCGCCGTTCATGGTGCATCATCCGACGGTGTACGCCAAACTACTGGGCCAAAAAATTGACGAGCACAACGTCACCTGCTGGCTCGTGAATACCGGATGGATCGGCGGACCCTACGGGGTCGGGAAGCGCGTGGCGATCGGATACACCCGTGCCATGGTCAATGCCGCAATCGAAGGCGCGCTTGCCGGGGCAAAGTTCGAGGACGAGCCGTTCTTCGGGCTTTCGATTCCACTGAGCGTTCCGGAAGTGCCGTCGGAGATACTCAATCCCAAGAACATGTGGCCGGACAAAGCTGCGTACGACGTGCAAGCCAAGAAGCTGGCGGAGTTGTTTGCGAAGAACTTTTTGCGCTTCGAGGCGCAGGCGTCGCCAGGAGTGAAGGCCGCAGCGATAAAGCCACGCTCTTAA
- the pfp gene encoding diphosphate--fructose-6-phosphate 1-phosphotransferase — translation MSAETLGILVGGGPAPGINGVIASATIEAVNSGLRVIGIYDGYHHLAKGETSYVTELRIEDVSRIHATGGSILRTSRTNPAKDDATLKRCVDSLKSLGVRYLITIGGDDTTYGATRIAESTKGGIGVATVPKTIDNDLPLPDNAPTFGFETARSVGTGIIESLMEDARTTERWYLVVSMGRKSGALALGMCKAAGATLAVIPEEFPEPELDLQAVVDTLVGAIVKRVANNHGYGVAIVAEGIAERLSAEKLAALESVTRDAYGHVRLADVPIGMVLRDEVRKSLDGIGVSTTIVSKDIGYELRCAKPVPFDVEYTRTLGYGAVRYLLSGGSGALIALSGGRVVPVHLSELQDPQTGRVRVRMVDVTTESYEVARNYMIRLEPEDLREPQLSRLAACTNLSTQDFRARFERVAHGPEVSQ, via the coding sequence ATGAGCGCAGAAACACTTGGTATCTTGGTCGGCGGCGGGCCGGCGCCGGGAATCAACGGCGTCATCGCCTCGGCGACCATCGAGGCGGTAAATAGCGGCCTGCGTGTGATCGGCATCTACGACGGCTATCACCATCTTGCCAAAGGCGAAACGTCGTACGTGACGGAGCTGCGCATCGAAGATGTTTCGCGTATTCATGCGACGGGCGGCTCGATCTTACGCACGTCCCGAACGAATCCGGCCAAAGACGACGCGACGCTGAAGCGCTGCGTGGACTCGCTGAAGTCGCTCGGCGTGCGCTATTTGATTACTATAGGCGGAGACGACACAACCTACGGCGCGACGCGCATCGCGGAATCGACCAAAGGCGGCATCGGAGTTGCCACCGTGCCGAAGACGATCGACAACGATCTACCGCTGCCCGACAATGCACCCACCTTTGGATTTGAGACCGCCCGATCGGTCGGCACGGGAATCATCGAAAGTTTGATGGAGGACGCGCGCACCACGGAGCGCTGGTATCTCGTCGTGAGCATGGGCCGCAAGTCCGGAGCGCTCGCGCTTGGGATGTGCAAAGCGGCGGGAGCCACGCTGGCCGTCATTCCTGAAGAGTTTCCGGAGCCGGAGCTGGACCTACAGGCGGTCGTCGACACGCTGGTCGGCGCGATCGTCAAACGCGTCGCGAACAATCACGGCTACGGCGTTGCGATCGTTGCCGAAGGCATTGCCGAGCGCCTTTCCGCGGAGAAACTCGCAGCACTGGAGAGTGTTACGCGCGACGCTTACGGTCACGTGCGCCTGGCCGACGTGCCGATTGGTATGGTGCTGCGCGACGAAGTCCGCAAGAGCCTGGACGGAATCGGCGTGAGCACAACGATCGTCTCGAAAGACATCGGATATGAGCTGCGCTGCGCAAAGCCAGTCCCGTTCGACGTAGAGTACACGCGCACGCTGGGATACGGCGCCGTGCGGTACCTTCTGAGCGGCGGCAGCGGCGCGCTGATCGCGCTCTCCGGCGGACGCGTCGTGCCGGTGCATCTCTCCGAATTGCAAGATCCGCAGACCGGCCGCGTGCGCGTGCGCATGGTTGACGTCACCACCGAGTCCTATGAAGTGGCGCGCAACTACATGATCCGCCTGGAGCCGGAAGATCTCCGCGAACCGCAACTCTCACGGCTCGCGGCGTGCACGAATCTCTCGACGCAAGATTTTCGCGCGCGGTTCGAGCGCGTCGCACACGGTCCGGAAGTATCACAGTAG
- a CDS encoding tetratricopeptide repeat protein, whose translation MKTTVVCAALSLGLLFSGISTASAQSPPADVYKQAQALIEKHDYKGAIAILDAYISNHPAEAKYLVLRGDAKDDIGDHIGALIDYDAAIHINPEYEYAYATRAGTEVEMGHYDAGVADATKAIALTSDDDAAYRTRAIAYMNLDKLDAALADAEKAVTIDKSNSYNLSTRCRAHRNLKQYDLAISDCTTAITLDATNDSAFYARGMAYIGESSWGNAIGDFRKALQIDDTNTNAFYWIAMSEYQQQQYAQALTDANAYIKTADRDGDGFLLRAKIELKQGNSAGARTDATEALRLYHIQADDTSAKDAQDFLDSLGKP comes from the coding sequence ATGAAAACCACGGTCGTCTGCGCCGCCCTGAGTCTCGGCTTGCTGTTTTCGGGCATCTCCACCGCGAGCGCCCAAAGTCCGCCGGCGGACGTTTATAAACAGGCGCAGGCGCTGATCGAAAAGCACGATTACAAGGGCGCGATAGCGATCCTCGATGCCTACATCAGCAATCACCCCGCGGAGGCGAAATACCTAGTTCTACGCGGCGACGCCAAAGACGACATCGGCGACCATATAGGCGCGCTCATCGACTATGACGCGGCAATTCACATCAATCCGGAGTATGAGTATGCATACGCAACGCGCGCCGGCACCGAGGTGGAGATGGGCCATTATGATGCCGGGGTTGCCGACGCTACCAAGGCAATCGCCCTCACCTCCGACGACGATGCCGCGTATCGAACTCGTGCCATTGCGTACATGAATCTCGATAAACTCGATGCAGCGCTGGCTGACGCCGAAAAAGCCGTCACAATCGACAAGTCGAATTCCTACAATTTGAGTACGCGCTGCCGCGCTCACCGCAATCTCAAGCAATACGATCTCGCAATCAGCGACTGCACGACCGCCATCACGCTCGATGCGACGAACGATTCGGCGTTTTATGCACGGGGGATGGCCTACATCGGCGAATCCTCGTGGGGGAACGCAATCGGCGACTTTCGCAAAGCACTGCAGATAGACGATACGAACACGAACGCGTTCTATTGGATCGCCATGAGCGAATATCAACAGCAGCAGTACGCGCAGGCCCTTACGGACGCCAACGCCTACATAAAAACCGCCGATAGAGACGGGGACGGGTTTCTTCTGCGGGCCAAAATCGAGCTCAAACAGGGGAATAGCGCGGGCGCGCGCACCGATGCGACCGAAGCGTTACGGCTCTATCACATCCAAGCCGACGACACCAGCGCAAAGGACGCGCAAGATTTTTTGGATAGCCTGGGCAAACCGTAA
- a CDS encoding lipocalin-like domain-containing protein, translated as MLTTLAIDADTADQVARALWLPAFDPSGIPADIQDRLSRPKNSPAAFGQRMRAYLAQLMQRREAFIPSYRKRYEFFNEHSAELSPHQAYILSNLLGLDTVEGYALLGETADLQFPRDHAVSLKHQVGWHFFVGTATDEHGKAYGVELMFWQWALLPPPLAAQLGLTDIENQIMEVHLSMSEAGGRHYRAAPLAIAGTSGLLEVGNAPFFWRIGKNSIEAQNQHDLFPLRLRAKGWDRGSEPHSEISVDLTFASGKGVLLQGGDGCAPCCGGIGTLYYSIPAIGLDGSRSAIEIDGRQIKLIDGTFWMDHQWGTGFLPAGAPVPPALRAASLLATRAPGGWDWFPLQFEDNYEITVAAMHSAGNEAFYSQTGSQPPGTMTVAVAGKMMDPQAATHDIKGTLRVTGWVRATHTNDAEYPASGTWYPNRWEFSFGDPAPPHLREIVMTPLVEGGQTGYFANGAEYLEGATVLWTPSGERIGTGFGEATGYAPSHKLQALLAGLPDDDATQTLLDPVTPSGFERLKATLYLLWPPNAAELKRILACCAKNGLS; from the coding sequence GTGCTTACCACCCTCGCGATTGATGCCGATACCGCCGACCAAGTCGCGCGGGCCCTCTGGCTGCCGGCCTTCGACCCATCCGGCATACCTGCGGATATTCAGGACCGGCTTAGTCGACCAAAGAATTCGCCGGCGGCCTTCGGCCAACGCATGCGCGCCTATTTGGCGCAGCTCATGCAGCGGCGCGAAGCCTTCATTCCAAGCTACCGCAAGCGCTATGAATTCTTCAATGAACATTCCGCCGAGCTGTCGCCGCACCAGGCGTACATTCTGTCAAACCTTCTCGGACTCGACACCGTCGAGGGGTACGCGCTCTTGGGCGAGACCGCCGATCTGCAATTCCCACGCGACCACGCGGTTTCGCTCAAGCACCAGGTGGGTTGGCACTTCTTCGTCGGCACCGCTACCGACGAACACGGCAAAGCCTATGGCGTCGAGCTCATGTTTTGGCAGTGGGCGCTTCTTCCGCCGCCGCTCGCCGCGCAACTCGGGCTGACGGATATCGAGAACCAGATCATGGAAGTGCATCTCTCCATGAGCGAAGCCGGCGGACGGCATTACCGTGCTGCTCCCCTCGCAATTGCCGGAACTTCCGGTTTGCTGGAGGTAGGCAATGCGCCGTTCTTCTGGCGTATCGGAAAGAACTCGATCGAGGCGCAGAACCAGCACGATCTCTTTCCGCTTCGCCTTCGGGCTAAGGGATGGGATCGCGGATCGGAACCGCACTCTGAGATTTCAGTCGATCTAACGTTTGCGAGCGGTAAAGGCGTGCTGTTGCAGGGCGGCGACGGCTGCGCACCCTGCTGCGGCGGCATCGGGACGCTGTATTATTCGATTCCGGCGATCGGGCTCGACGGTTCGCGCAGCGCGATCGAAATTGACGGCCGCCAAATTAAACTTATTGACGGTACCTTCTGGATGGATCACCAGTGGGGAACGGGTTTTCTTCCAGCCGGTGCGCCCGTGCCGCCGGCCTTGCGCGCCGCGTCTCTCCTCGCAACGCGCGCCCCCGGCGGATGGGACTGGTTCCCGCTGCAGTTCGAAGACAACTACGAAATTACAGTGGCTGCAATGCACTCCGCCGGCAACGAGGCCTTTTACTCTCAAACCGGATCCCAGCCGCCCGGAACGATGACGGTCGCGGTCGCCGGCAAGATGATGGATCCGCAGGCGGCAACGCACGACATAAAAGGAACGCTGCGCGTCACGGGATGGGTGCGCGCCACGCACACCAACGATGCCGAATATCCCGCCTCGGGCACGTGGTATCCGAATCGTTGGGAATTTTCGTTCGGCGATCCAGCTCCGCCGCATTTACGCGAAATCGTTATGACGCCGCTTGTTGAGGGTGGTCAGACCGGCTATTTTGCGAACGGCGCAGAGTATTTAGAAGGCGCCACGGTGCTATGGACCCCTTCGGGTGAGCGCATCGGAACCGGCTTCGGCGAAGCGACAGGGTATGCGCCGTCACACAAACTGCAGGCGCTGCTCGCCGGACTGCCGGACGACGATGCCACGCAGACTCTCCTTGATCCCGTTACACCTTCTGGTTTCGAACGGCTCAAGGCGACGCTCTACCTTTTGTGGCCGCCGAATGCGGCCGAACTGAAGCGTATCCTCGCCTGCTGCGCGAAGAACGGTTTAAGCTGA
- a CDS encoding S9 family peptidase encodes MIRALRILPLFFFAFAAIAPAATPKVLTFEDLRRVVAVRAPHISPDGTRIAYVRSTVDWKADRNRTELVLVNVDGTGARALTRGRIGVDNPQWSPDGTRLAFLASPELGKPAQLYVMPMNGGDALQITTNKAGVQNYAWRPDGNALAYVSDDDPANQKALDNHLDAVTITDNDYLTREAPQAAHLWQVNADGSSANRLTSGSWSVVKGTAPVWASDGSKIYYQRQPDPIFAHMVSQTTFVYNVGQKTNTDLGLGVNADAKICGSPLFSAFTESRPRHDSLYLTQDVSVRVLGRMDAEIWNSGASIDRNVHWYGCSDGDLFVASTDGVRSIVWDISLQNATGTRFDVYPGRGAQLSRSLDHGRIPLGDVDFGADATVGTDGAIAFVGLRRDRPAEIYYLPAGSSTPHQVSNENAWMNDFQIAKSEAFEWQTDMGTKAVGVLTYPVHYVPGHKYPLVLDIHGGPVSTSTWDMAGVEGMRLVQILAAHDYFVFRPNYRGSDNMGDAFLQAIVGDVTSGPGRDNLAAVAALRATGMIDENRIAVSGWSGGGLQTSWLIGHANFWRAAVMGAAVTDWYQQALLADINENFAQTFFSGALPFSKTGRAAYAAESPITFVDNVKTPTLILSDTRDQRVPVSQAYTFYHALRDRGVPVKFTAFPRYGHFATDPVGIEITLRAWAGWLDRWLK; translated from the coding sequence ATGATAAGAGCACTACGAATTCTGCCCCTCTTCTTTTTTGCTTTTGCCGCAATAGCGCCGGCGGCTACGCCAAAGGTGCTGACGTTTGAAGATCTGCGGCGCGTCGTTGCGGTGCGCGCTCCGCACATATCACCCGACGGCACACGCATCGCCTATGTCCGTTCGACGGTGGACTGGAAAGCCGATCGCAATCGTACGGAACTCGTCCTTGTAAATGTAGACGGAACGGGAGCGCGCGCCCTTACGCGCGGCCGCATCGGCGTGGATAACCCGCAGTGGTCTCCCGATGGCACACGGCTGGCCTTTCTCGCCTCACCCGAGTTGGGCAAACCCGCACAACTCTACGTGATGCCGATGAACGGCGGCGACGCGCTACAGATCACGACAAATAAAGCCGGCGTTCAAAACTACGCGTGGCGCCCGGATGGAAACGCGCTGGCGTATGTCTCAGACGACGATCCGGCCAATCAAAAGGCGCTGGACAACCATCTCGATGCGGTGACCATCACCGACAACGATTACCTAACACGCGAGGCGCCCCAGGCAGCGCACTTGTGGCAGGTTAATGCAGACGGAAGCTCCGCGAACCGGCTAACGTCCGGATCCTGGAGCGTCGTCAAGGGGACGGCGCCGGTTTGGGCGTCCGATGGCTCCAAAATTTATTATCAGCGTCAGCCGGATCCGATTTTTGCGCATATGGTTTCGCAGACCACGTTCGTTTATAACGTAGGTCAGAAGACGAACACGGATCTGGGACTAGGCGTCAATGCGGACGCGAAGATCTGTGGATCGCCGTTATTCTCTGCGTTCACAGAAAGCCGCCCGCGCCACGACTCACTTTACCTTACTCAGGACGTCTCCGTTCGTGTTCTCGGGCGTATGGATGCTGAGATTTGGAACTCCGGCGCTTCCATCGACAGAAACGTTCATTGGTACGGCTGTTCTGACGGTGATTTGTTCGTCGCGAGCACGGATGGTGTCCGGAGCATCGTGTGGGACATCTCTCTTCAGAACGCCACCGGAACGAGATTCGACGTCTATCCCGGCCGCGGGGCCCAACTATCGCGAAGCCTGGATCACGGCCGGATCCCGCTTGGCGACGTAGACTTCGGAGCAGACGCAACCGTTGGAACTGATGGCGCGATCGCGTTTGTGGGGCTTCGGCGCGATCGTCCGGCGGAGATTTATTACCTTCCCGCCGGTTCCTCAACGCCGCACCAGGTCAGCAATGAAAATGCCTGGATGAACGATTTCCAAATCGCGAAATCGGAAGCGTTCGAGTGGCAAACCGACATGGGAACAAAGGCCGTCGGCGTCCTAACGTATCCCGTACACTACGTGCCCGGCCACAAGTATCCGTTGGTGTTGGACATTCACGGGGGGCCCGTGTCCACGTCGACGTGGGATATGGCCGGCGTCGAGGGTATGCGCCTCGTGCAGATTTTGGCCGCGCACGACTACTTCGTTTTCCGCCCGAACTATCGCGGCAGCGACAACATGGGCGACGCGTTCTTGCAGGCGATCGTCGGCGATGTCACGAGCGGGCCGGGCCGCGATAATCTCGCCGCCGTCGCAGCGCTGCGAGCCACCGGCATGATCGACGAGAACCGGATCGCCGTCTCGGGCTGGTCGGGCGGCGGCTTGCAGACATCGTGGCTGATCGGCCACGCGAACTTTTGGCGCGCTGCCGTTATGGGCGCGGCCGTCACCGACTGGTATCAGCAGGCACTGCTTGCCGACATCAACGAGAACTTCGCCCAGACGTTCTTCAGCGGCGCTTTGCCCTTCAGTAAAACGGGCCGGGCCGCATATGCCGCGGAGTCGCCGATCACGTTTGTCGATAACGTAAAGACGCCGACGCTGATTCTCAGCGACACGCGCGATCAACGTGTGCCGGTCTCCCAGGCCTACACGTTTTACCATGCGCTCCGCGATCGCGGCGTACCCGTGAAGTTCACGGCATTCCCCCGGTACGGACACTTCGCGACGGATCCCGTCGGAATCGAGATAACCTTGCGAGCCTGGGCCGGCTGGCTGGATAGGTGGCTGAAATGA